In one window of Drosophila innubila isolate TH190305 chromosome 2L unlocalized genomic scaffold, UK_Dinn_1.0 4_B_2L, whole genome shotgun sequence DNA:
- the LOC117780816 gene encoding ficolin-1-like: MDGSVEFNRSWTEYKNGFGNLDGEFFLGLDKIHAITTERRQELLVLLEDFEGVEKFETFDEFAIGDENQQYVLHTVGKAYGTAGGDPLVYHKGQKFTTFDNDNDPALQNCATEHIGGWWYHANCHHSKLTGIYKDNRHGKGINWHTFRNHNYSLKRAVMMIRTKK, translated from the exons ATGGACGGGAGTGTTGAATTCAATCGCAGTTGGACTGAATACAAAAACGGATTCGGAAATCTGGATGGAGAGTTCTTTTTGGGGCTAGACAAAATCCATGCAATAACAACGGAGAGGAGACAAGAACTACTGGTACTTCTTGAGGACTTCGAGGGAGTTGAGAAATTTGAGACATTCGATGAATTTGCAATTGGCGACGAGAATCAACAATATGTCTTACACACTGTGGGAAAAGCCTATGGAACTGCTGGTGGGGATCCCCTTGTATATCACAAAGGCCAGAAATTTACCACATTTGATAACGATAATGATCCGGCGCTGCAGAACTGTGCCACAGAACACATTGGCGGCTGGTGGTACCATGCCAATTGTCACCACAG CAAGTTAACGGGAATATATAAGGACAACAGACATGGCAAAGGCATCAATTGGCACACCTTTCGTAATCACAATTACTCTCTCAAAAGAGCGGTAATGATGATACggaccaaaaaataa